Proteins encoded in a region of the Oscillospiraceae bacterium MB24-C1 genome:
- the ruvX gene encoding Holliday junction resolvase RuvX: protein MIILAVDYGDARTGLAVCDKSELLASPVAVIAEYNRERLVAKILAHATELCAEEIVVGNPLNMNGSAGPRSELAHQLADILREQSGLPVTLWDERSTTVSAIGILNQTDVRGKKRKAVIDAVAAVLILESYLAYRKNHVK from the coding sequence ATGATTATTTTAGCTGTCGATTATGGCGATGCACGCACAGGCCTTGCCGTCTGTGATAAAAGCGAGCTGCTGGCTTCACCCGTGGCGGTGATTGCCGAATATAACCGTGAGCGACTGGTCGCCAAAATTTTGGCACACGCCACCGAGCTTTGTGCCGAAGAAATTGTCGTTGGCAACCCGCTGAACATGAATGGCTCGGCCGGGCCTCGCAGCGAGTTGGCGCATCAACTGGCCGATATTCTGCGCGAACAAAGTGGTTTACCTGTCACGCTGTGGGATGAGCGCAGCACAACCGTCTCGGCTATCGGCATACTAAACCAAACCGATGTACGCGGTAAAAAACGCAAAGCGGTTATCGACGCTGTCGCCGCCGTACTGATTTTAGAAAGCTATTTAGCCTACCGCAAAAACCACGTCAAATAA
- a CDS encoding iron-containing alcohol dehydrogenase: MNSFEFYSPTKVIFGKDVESRVGEEVKARGASKLLVHFGGGSVKKTGLLDRVEASLKTAGVDYILLGGAQPNPRLGLVHGGINLCRKEKVDMILAVGGGSTIDSAKAIAMGVPYDGDVWDFYDGKAKPAAALPTCNILTLAAAGSETSANTVITNEDGWMKRGFGNELLRPAFTLMNPELLYTLPAYQTACGVVDIIMHTFERFFSPGGLNEVTDRIAEAILRTVMQYGAVCVKEPENYEARSEVMWAGSLSHNQLTGLGRVTDWATHQLEHELGGMFDVAHGAGLSAMWGSWARYVYKQDMMRFARYGVNVLGLNLNYENPEETVLAAIAQTEDYFKSIGMPTTIPELMGRTLTEDEIKELSAKCTNFGLRTIGGFVKLGEEEILNIFRAANKA, encoded by the coding sequence ATGAACAGTTTCGAGTTTTATAGCCCTACTAAGGTTATTTTTGGCAAGGACGTTGAAAGTCGCGTCGGCGAAGAGGTCAAGGCTCGTGGCGCTTCCAAGCTACTGGTACACTTCGGCGGTGGCAGCGTTAAAAAGACCGGCCTGTTGGACCGTGTAGAAGCCTCGCTGAAAACGGCCGGAGTTGATTACATCCTGCTCGGCGGTGCTCAACCCAACCCCCGGCTGGGTCTCGTTCACGGGGGCATCAACCTTTGCCGTAAGGAAAAAGTGGATATGATATTGGCTGTCGGTGGCGGTTCGACGATTGATTCGGCTAAGGCCATCGCCATGGGCGTGCCGTATGACGGCGACGTGTGGGATTTTTATGACGGTAAGGCAAAGCCTGCCGCCGCACTGCCCACCTGCAACATTCTGACGCTTGCCGCTGCTGGAAGCGAAACCAGCGCCAACACTGTCATCACCAACGAGGATGGCTGGATGAAGCGCGGCTTTGGCAACGAGTTGTTGCGTCCTGCCTTTACGCTGATGAATCCTGAACTGCTGTATACCCTGCCGGCCTATCAGACCGCTTGTGGCGTGGTGGATATTATCATGCATACCTTTGAGCGGTTTTTCTCACCCGGTGGCCTCAACGAGGTGACCGACCGTATCGCTGAGGCAATTCTGCGCACCGTTATGCAGTATGGCGCGGTGTGCGTCAAGGAGCCTGAGAACTATGAAGCGCGTTCGGAAGTGATGTGGGCGGGCAGCCTTTCGCACAACCAGCTCACCGGCCTTGGCCGCGTGACCGACTGGGCAACCCACCAACTTGAGCACGAGCTCGGCGGTATGTTCGATGTGGCACACGGCGCAGGTCTGTCGGCCATGTGGGGTTCGTGGGCGCGCTATGTTTACAAACAGGATATGATGCGTTTTGCCCGTTACGGTGTCAATGTTCTAGGATTAAACCTCAACTATGAGAACCCGGAAGAGACCGTGCTGGCAGCGATTGCACAGACCGAGGATTATTTTAAGTCGATCGGCATGCCGACAACCATTCCCGAGCTGATGGGCCGCACCCTGACCGAGGACGAAATCAAAGAGCTTTCGGCCAAATGCACGAACTTTGGGCTTCGTACAATCGGCGGCTTTGTCAAGCTGGGCGAGGAGGAGATCCTCAACATCTTCCGCGCGGCCAACAAGGCGTAA
- a CDS encoding NADH-dependent [FeFe] hydrogenase, group A6 has protein sequence MVKLTIDRIPLTVSEGSTILEAARSIGIGVPSLCYLKDINEIGACRVCVVEIEGMEKLAPSCNTVAEEGMVVFTNSPRVREARRVNVELLLSQHDCRCAACVRSGNCTLQSIANDLGILEIPYAADYAPTDWTTTFPLYRDAAKCIKCMRCVQICDKVQGLNIWDVEGTGSHTTVDISYNRQIMSADCALCGQCITHCPVGALRERDDTQKVFDALANQDIVTVVQVAPAVRAAWAESMDIPDSEATVGRMVAALRRIGFDYVFDTNFAADLTIMEEGSEFLARIKNPAYLDKPLFTSCCPGWVRFLKARYPEYTENLSTAKSPQQMFGAVTKTYFAQKLGIDPEKICCVSVMPCVAKKQECALPTMRDAGAGQDVDIVITTRELARIMRSEHILLRSLSEETFDSPLGVATGAGVIFGATGGVMEAALRSAYFLVKGENPDPDAFKSVRGLDGWKESEFMLEGNKLKVAVVSGLGNAHRLLDAIRRGEARYDFVEVMACPGGCAGGGGQPIHDGCELSGPRGEKLYGLDKNAEIRFSHDNPEIKRLYKDFFGEPLSEKSHHLLHTDHFGWSMNEPHRATERP, from the coding sequence ATGGTAAAGCTGACGATAGATCGCATTCCCCTTACGGTTTCGGAGGGCTCCACCATTCTCGAAGCCGCTCGTTCAATCGGCATCGGAGTGCCGAGCCTGTGCTATTTAAAGGATATCAACGAGATTGGTGCCTGCCGTGTCTGCGTTGTTGAAATTGAAGGCATGGAGAAACTGGCACCCTCTTGCAATACCGTTGCCGAAGAGGGAATGGTGGTATTCACGAACAGTCCCCGTGTGCGCGAGGCGCGCCGGGTCAATGTCGAGCTGCTGCTCTCGCAGCACGATTGCCGTTGCGCCGCCTGTGTGAGAAGCGGAAACTGCACACTTCAATCAATTGCAAACGATCTTGGCATCTTAGAGATTCCCTACGCGGCCGACTATGCACCCACCGACTGGACAACGACCTTTCCACTTTATCGCGATGCTGCCAAGTGCATAAAATGCATGCGTTGCGTACAGATTTGTGACAAGGTACAGGGGCTCAACATATGGGATGTCGAGGGAACCGGCTCACATACAACGGTCGATATCTCGTATAATCGCCAGATTATGTCTGCCGATTGCGCGCTTTGCGGCCAGTGCATCACCCACTGTCCTGTGGGGGCGCTGCGTGAGCGCGATGACACCCAAAAGGTGTTTGACGCGCTGGCAAACCAAGATATCGTCACAGTGGTGCAAGTGGCACCCGCTGTGCGCGCCGCCTGGGCCGAATCGATGGATATTCCGGATAGCGAGGCGACGGTGGGGCGCATGGTTGCCGCGCTGCGCCGCATTGGCTTTGATTATGTTTTTGACACCAATTTTGCCGCAGACCTGACGATCATGGAGGAAGGCAGTGAATTTTTGGCACGGATTAAAAACCCGGCCTATCTCGACAAGCCGCTGTTTACCTCTTGCTGCCCCGGATGGGTGCGCTTTTTAAAGGCGCGTTACCCCGAATATACCGAGAACCTTTCCACTGCAAAGTCTCCTCAACAGATGTTTGGCGCAGTGACTAAGACTTATTTTGCACAAAAGCTAGGCATAGATCCGGAAAAAATTTGCTGTGTTTCAGTCATGCCCTGCGTGGCCAAGAAACAGGAGTGTGCACTACCGACCATGCGCGACGCTGGAGCGGGGCAGGATGTCGACATCGTCATTACCACCCGCGAATTAGCCCGCATAATGCGCTCGGAGCATATCCTGCTGCGCAGCCTTTCTGAAGAGACGTTTGACAGCCCGCTTGGGGTTGCCACTGGCGCGGGGGTTATTTTTGGTGCGACCGGCGGCGTTATGGAGGCAGCTCTGCGCAGCGCCTACTTCCTTGTCAAGGGTGAGAATCCCGACCCGGACGCCTTTAAATCGGTGCGTGGACTGGACGGTTGGAAAGAATCGGAGTTTATGCTGGAGGGTAATAAGCTGAAAGTTGCGGTGGTCAGCGGGCTGGGCAATGCCCATCGGCTGCTCGACGCGATCCGCCGTGGCGAGGCCCGTTATGATTTTGTGGAAGTGATGGCTTGTCCCGGCGGCTGCGCCGGTGGCGGCGGCCAGCCGATTCACGACGGGTGTGAGCTTTCGGGCCCACGCGGCGAAAAGCTTTACGGGTTGGATAAAAACGCCGAGATCCGATTCTCGCACGACAACCCCGAAATAAAACGGCTGTATAAAGACTTCTTTGGAGAGCCGCTGTCGGAGAAATCGCATCACCTATTGCACACAGATCATTTTGGTTGGAGCATGAACGAACCGCATCGAGCTACGGAAAGACCGTAA